The following are encoded together in the Equus quagga isolate Etosha38 chromosome 15, UCLA_HA_Equagga_1.0, whole genome shotgun sequence genome:
- the LOC124227317 gene encoding HLA class II histocompatibility antigen, DO beta chain-like isoform X1, which translates to MGSGWVPWLVALLVNLIRLDSSMTQGRDSPEDFVIQAKADCYFTNGTEKVQFVVRFIFNLEEYARFDSDLGIFVALTELGKPDAERWNNRPDILERSRASVDALCRHNYKLGAPFTVARKVQPEVTVYPETTPFLQHHNLLLCSVTGFYPGDIKIKWFRNGLEERAGVMSTGLIRNGDWTFQTMVMLEMTPELGDVYTCLVDHPSLLSPVSVEWRAQSEYSWRKMLSGVAAFLLGLIFLLVGIFIHLRARKGNEPLRSPLPPASWLPPLPTFPNI; encoded by the exons atGGGTTCTGGGTGGGTTCCCTGGCTGGTGGCTCTGTTAGTGAATCTAATCAGGCTTGATTCCTCCATGACTCAAGGCAGAGACTCTCCAG AAGATTTTGTGATTCAGGCTAAGGCTGACTGTTACTTCACCAATGGGACAGAAAAGGTGCAGTTTGTGGTCAGATTCATCTTTAACCTGGAGGAGTATGCACGTTTCGACAGCGATCTGGGAATATTTGTGGCATTGACAGAGCTGGGGAAGCCTGACGCTGAGCGGTGGAACAACCGGCCGGATATACTGGAGAGGAGTAGAGCTTCTGTGGATGCGCTCTGCAGACACAACTACAAGTTGGGTGCACCCTTCACTGTTGCGAGAAAAG TGCAACCAGAGGTGACAGTGTATCCGGAGACGACCCCATTCTTGCAGCACCACAATCTGCTACTCTGCTCTGTGACAGGTTTCTATCCAGGGGACATCAAGATCAAGTGGTTCCGGAAtgggctggaggagagagcaggggtCATGTCCACTGGCCTTATCAGGAATGGAGACTGGACCTTTCAGACAATGGTGATGTTGGAAATGACTCCTGAACTTGGAGATGTCTACACCTGCCTTGTTGACCATCCCAGCCTGCTGAGCCCTGTTTCTGTAGAGTGGA GAGCTCAGTCTGAATATTCTTGGAGGAAGATGCTGAGTGGAGTTGCAGCCTTCTTGcttgggctaatcttcctcctggTGGGGATCTTCATCCACCTCAGGGCTCGGAAAGGTAATGAGCCTCTGAGAAGTCCCCTGCCACCTGCCTCATGGCTTCCCCCACTTCCTACTTTTCCTAACATCTAA
- the LOC124227317 gene encoding HLA class II histocompatibility antigen, DO beta chain-like isoform X2: MGSGWVPWLVALLVNLIRLDSSMTQGRDSPEDFVIQAKADCYFTNGTEKVQFVVRFIFNLEEYARFDSDLGIFVALTELGKPDAERWNNRPDILERSRASVDALCRHNYKLGAPFTVARKVQPEVTVYPETTPFLQHHNLLLCSVTGFYPGDIKIKWFRNGLEERAGVMSTGLIRNGDWTFQTMVMLEMTPELGDVYTCLVDHPSLLSPVSVEWRAQSEYSWRKMLSGVAAFLLGLIFLLVGIFIHLRARKGLPPKTY; the protein is encoded by the exons atGGGTTCTGGGTGGGTTCCCTGGCTGGTGGCTCTGTTAGTGAATCTAATCAGGCTTGATTCCTCCATGACTCAAGGCAGAGACTCTCCAG AAGATTTTGTGATTCAGGCTAAGGCTGACTGTTACTTCACCAATGGGACAGAAAAGGTGCAGTTTGTGGTCAGATTCATCTTTAACCTGGAGGAGTATGCACGTTTCGACAGCGATCTGGGAATATTTGTGGCATTGACAGAGCTGGGGAAGCCTGACGCTGAGCGGTGGAACAACCGGCCGGATATACTGGAGAGGAGTAGAGCTTCTGTGGATGCGCTCTGCAGACACAACTACAAGTTGGGTGCACCCTTCACTGTTGCGAGAAAAG TGCAACCAGAGGTGACAGTGTATCCGGAGACGACCCCATTCTTGCAGCACCACAATCTGCTACTCTGCTCTGTGACAGGTTTCTATCCAGGGGACATCAAGATCAAGTGGTTCCGGAAtgggctggaggagagagcaggggtCATGTCCACTGGCCTTATCAGGAATGGAGACTGGACCTTTCAGACAATGGTGATGTTGGAAATGACTCCTGAACTTGGAGATGTCTACACCTGCCTTGTTGACCATCCCAGCCTGCTGAGCCCTGTTTCTGTAGAGTGGA GAGCTCAGTCTGAATATTCTTGGAGGAAGATGCTGAGTGGAGTTGCAGCCTTCTTGcttgggctaatcttcctcctggTGGGGATCTTCATCCACCTCAGGGCTCGGAAAG GTCTCCCACCAAAGACATACTAA